A stretch of DNA from Bradyrhizobium algeriense:
TTCCGCCGCCTGCAGCACCCAGCGCCGCGACAGCCCGCCGCGATTGGGATCGTCGCCGATCTGGTTGGCGAGCTTTGTCGCCAGAATCCAGTTGTGCCTGTTGTTGGAGATGGCGCGGCCGACCACCTGCTCGGACTGGCCGCCATTATAGGCGTCGGCAGAATCGATGAAGTTGATGCCGGCCTCGCGCGCCTTTGCGACGATGCGCGACGACGTCGCCTCGTCGGTGGGGCCGCCGAACATCATGGTGCCCAGACAGATCGGCGAAATCTTCAGGCCGCTGCGGCCAAGTTGGCGGTATTGCATCGGGTGGGTCCTCCACATTCGTTGCATTCTCTCCCTCTCCCCGTTCTTCACGGGGAGAGGGTCGGGGTGAGGGGCTCTCTCTACAGGTGGACTCGCTGAGAGAGCCCCTCACCCGGCGCTTTGCGCCGACCTCTCCCCGCAAGAGCGGGGCGAGGTAAAAAAACGCTTCAACTCTCGTTCTTCAATATCTTGAACACGCCGCTCGCCATCGCGATACAGCGTTTGTCGACGGTCAATTCCGTTGTGATGAAAATGAGGCTGCGGGTCGAGCGCACCACATGCGGCTTCGACACCAAAACCTCGCCGATCTTGCCGGCTTCGACAAAGTGCGTATCGAGCTGCACCGTTGCCAGCGTCGGCTTGCCCGAAACGAAGCGGGCGGTCATGCCGCAGGTGCGGTCGGCGAAAGTCATGATCACGCCGCCCTGCACCAGGCCGCGGCGGTTGTGATGCTTGTCCTCGGTAGCAAGTGCGTATTCGTGCGTGCCGCCGACCACGCGCTGCCATAGCGGGCCGATCAGGTGCAGGAATCCTGAGGTTTCGACGATCTTCCAGCCGTCGGATTTGAGTTTGTCCGCGGCCTTGGCTGTCATGTCGTGCTTTCCGTTTCCTGCGGGCTGTCATGCTGTCCGGGGTCATTTCATCTGATGCGCGGCTGTTGTAGTCAAGCGGGATGGTCCGGGCATTCGACGATACCACAAGGCGGAATATTGCAGGGCTTTGCGCGGCATTTGCGCGGGTGCCGTCCGGCGAGGCGGTAGCCGGGCTGAAACGCGCCGCGGTGGCGATTGCGTTGACGGAAGCTGAGGCCGGCGGCGGGACGACGTTTCTGCTGACCCTTCGCGCCGCGACCTTGCGTTCGCACGCCGCGCAATGGGCGCTGCCAGGCGGGCGCTGCGACCATGGCGAGACGCAGGCGCAGGCCGCGCTGCGCGAGCTGCACGAAGAACTCGGCGTTGGCCTCGGCGAGGGCGATGTGCTCGGCCTGCTCGACGATTACCCGACGCGGTCAGGCTATCTCATTACGCCTGTGGTGGTCTGGGTGAGCACCAGCGCAGCTCTCGTGCCCAACCCCGCGGAGGTCGCCTCGGTGCATCGCGTAGCCCTCGCCGATATCGAACGCAACGACGCCTTCAGCTTCACCACGATCCCAGAAAGCACGCGGCGCGTGATCCGCTTCCGCCATGCCGGTCAGCACATCCACGCGCCGACGGCGGCGCTGATCTATCAATTTGCCGAAGTGCTGGCGGGAAGAAGCACCCGCGTCGCGGAACTGGAACAGCCGGTGTTCGCGTGGAGGTAGGACTGCGCATCCACCTCACGATGTGAGATGCGATGGTCGCAATGACGATGTAAGCACCTCATTCGGAAGTCAGCTTGCGAATGCCGGTTGTTTCAGCAACGATGGCCGCGCCAATAACAAGAACAGTCCTGGGAGCGCGCTCATCATGTCCACGTGGATCAAGAGCTTTTGTGTCGTCGCCGCATTGCTCGGCCCGAGCGT
This window harbors:
- a CDS encoding PaaI family thioesterase, whose translation is MTAKAADKLKSDGWKIVETSGFLHLIGPLWQRVVGGTHEYALATEDKHHNRRGLVQGGVIMTFADRTCGMTARFVSGKPTLATVQLDTHFVEAGKIGEVLVSKPHVVRSTRSLIFITTELTVDKRCIAMASGVFKILKNES
- a CDS encoding CoA pyrophosphatase — translated: MVRAFDDTTRRNIAGLCAAFARVPSGEAVAGLKRAAVAIALTEAEAGGGTTFLLTLRAATLRSHAAQWALPGGRCDHGETQAQAALRELHEELGVGLGEGDVLGLLDDYPTRSGYLITPVVVWVSTSAALVPNPAEVASVHRVALADIERNDAFSFTTIPESTRRVIRFRHAGQHIHAPTAALIYQFAEVLAGRSTRVAELEQPVFAWR